A part of Pungitius pungitius chromosome 15, fPunPun2.1, whole genome shotgun sequence genomic DNA contains:
- the LOC119209717 gene encoding apolipoprotein D-like, with the protein MEAIQVISLALLSVLAANAQVVRPGKCPQPAVQENFDTARYLGKWYEIQRLPHAFQYGECSTATYSLQSPGVVGVFNRELLANGTINSISGSATAKDASEPAKLLVSFFENAPPAPYWVLSTDYDNYTLVYSCTDLELVHVDFAWIMSRKPTLPEETLKELQNELASIKVTVDKLLTTNQDAAYCSAVSR; encoded by the exons ATGGAGGCCATCCAGGTGATTTCCCTCGCTCTGCTGTCCGTTCTGGCGGCCAACGCTCAGGTCGTCCGACCAGGAAAATGCCCCCAGCCTGCTGTCCAGGAGAACTTCGACACTGCCAGG TATCTGGGTAAGTGGTATGAAATCCAGCGGCTGCCACATGCCTTCCAGTACGGCGAGTGCTCCACTGCCACCTACAGCCTGCAGAGCCCCGGAGTCGTTGGTGTCTTCAACCGCGAGCTGCT tgctAATGGGACCATAAACTCCATCAGCGGCTCTGCCACAGCAAAGGATGCCTCTGAGCCTGCAAAGCTGCTGGTCTCCTTCTTTGAGA ACGCTCCCCCCGCTCCTTACTGGGTGCTGTCCACCGACTACGACAACTACACTCTGGTCTACAGCTGCACCGACCTCGAGCTGGTGCACGTGGACTTTGCCTGGATCATGAGCAGGAAGCCCACCCTGCCCGAGGAGAccctgaaggagctgcagaACGAGCTGGCCTCCATTAAAGTCACAGTGGACAAGCTGCTCACCACCAACCAGGACGCAGCGTACTGCAGCGCCGTGAGCCGGTGA